The genomic segment AAAAATGGAAGAGTTAAAGACCATATCTACATATTTAATCTCAATATTGATACCAGAGAGAGTGATgttgtcacatttttttttataataaatgttgaatataaaaaataaatgatgggCAGATAGCCCACATAATGGTAATTGATCACCACCTTGACATAGACATTGTTGCCctaagaaaaattaaccattccttaaatacCTActgtaccaccaaccttgggtactaagatgtggtatccctcgtgcctgcagttacagtGGCTCAAGATGTTaagggtgggtggtacctgctcagatgagcttgcacaaagcccaagcACCAAATAAATCAAGTGTTTAAACATAATTCTCCTGTCattcaaattttaacaaatcatTGCccaaataatacttaataataatttaaattaatgttatcattaaaataaaacctctaaatataacttattttaaataaattgtttatttgtgttatcAGATAGTAAAGTATAAGCTTAATGAATGTAGTGTATTAAactttttgaaaatgttttttatgcCTGGGAAAGGTCAAATTATATTTGAGGcatattttgtgaaatatataaagccTAAAAAGCTTTGTCACTATAACATTGGAGAAGCGTTCAATCTTGTGTATATGAAAAGAGGTCCAGGGGGCTGTGATAAATGTCGGGTTCATACTAGGATCAAACCTTGGTCCATTTCTTTTACTTATATACACAAAAGATTTGTCTTATATCTTAGGCAATACACAGTATTCGAGAATACTATCTCTAATAGTTTCTGATGATATTTtactaattcttaaaataaaaagacttaATTATAAGACGTAAtctaaaaaataactttgatttCATGTTAATAATCTACGATTGAACATTAAAACGAATAATCAAAATAGACTCTAAGTTACAATGAGCCCGTCACATTAATCGATTGGCGAGTATACTTCAAGTTGCAGCATtcgctttaaaataataacaatgttaatttatgttatgttgTTCAGTTACTTCCATTATATCCTGATATAATATGGCTTTCTACTCTTGGAAAATGCCgtaatcaataaatactaaggacaaacatttatttactgtTACCCGACTACACGAGGTTATCAATTGTTATCTTAATACCGGAATTCCGAAATAATCAGTTGTCAAATTCAAATTTGTCGCCAAAGGTTAGCTTTAAAACTAATGACTTTTTAgatgattgcacaccttgggaatcaAGTTATCGCCCCAGgcagttgtaaataaatatatactatatacatattttacacaACAATTTATGAAAAGCTATAAAACCGCCGAGTTTGTTTCGCTGATTTTGTCAGGTCTGAGATCTTCTTTAAGAATCGGTGATAgatattttacaatcaataagCGAATATAATGCTTATGTAATTAATAGTATTTGAATTCGAAAATAAAGTATAGTAATAAAACTTACAGGTCTGGTAAAATAGTTTGCACAGGAGCTAAGAATGAACATGATTCGTATTTAGCCGCTAGAAAGTTTGCCAGAATTATTCAAAAACTTGGTTTTCAGGTAAAATATTGATTCATGCCAAAACGTATATGAGAagtgtgttttaaattttatttatattaatttttcgaTTCTAGGCTAAATTTCTTAATTTCAAAGTGCAAAATTTTATCGCAACTGCAGATTTAAGATTCCCAATAAGATTAGAGGCTCTACAGCAAGCACATGGACAATTTACATCGTATGAACCGGAATTGTTTCCAGGATTAGTATATAGAATGATACGACCAAGGGTGGTTCTTCTAATATTTGTCAATGGAAAACTAGTTATTACAggtaaatgttaaaaaacaaattccatttaattatatcaatggtataattatttgtttcatatttacGTTTCATTGTAGGTGGGAAGACAAGGAATGAAATTTTTGAAGCATTAGATATTATACACCCAATACTCAGaagttttaagaaaaattaatatattaccttatatataatatatttattctatgtaCGAGGTATTTTcaatgataaaacaataaacagtAATATTCCAGAACTGAATTGAATAatgttacttattattatcaaataaaattgatatgcaTTTTCTTGGCTTTTTTATGTTCAGACAATAACTCCTAAAACCTCATAACATGTTCATttagttgttatataataacaaattttataataagtaaattaagtaagatgcacttattaatgtaattgaaagtttatatgatttttataaacaaacctttatcttaaaaattaagTCGTTGTTAATGCCGAATAAGTGTAGCTGAACATACCTAAAATATGAAACCGGAGGATTCGAGAAACAAGGCTTTTCGACCACCTAAGGTCAAGGTAAGGTCTTGTACTCGACAATGCACAAGAAAGCCCTAAAAGCAGCCATTCCAACTTCAAAGAAGTACTAAAAGCTTTACGACCTATACCTGAATTAATAGTTCAAACATCCATTCTTGCGACCAGGCTCACAGTGCAATATTCAAATAACTCTGTGATTGAAAGGAAGCGAAGAGACATCCGTCGTATATACAAAACAGGACTGAAGTCTAATTTGAAGTCTTAATGTCAGCCGTTTACGTTGactaagtttttatgttttaaattaacttattttaaaataaaactaggtAAATGAAAtgccattatttttaaaaagattattgtttatataaatgtattgcaTAATGATTTATTAGGTAAGTTAGTGCACTTGAGAAAAACTTAAAAGTACAACTTATATTAAGAACCACAACTCAAACATTCATCTTTGTTTGCCAAGGAACAAGCAATCATAGACATACTAGCTTCGTCCTTTTCCAACTTGCCATTTGTAACTTGAACTTTCGACTTATCCACAGTAAACTGAATAGCATTAGCAGCTGGTTTGGTACGTAGATAGTACATTCCAGTTTTCAAACCCATCTTCCATGCATGAAAATGTATAGATGTCAATTTTCCATAGTTAGGTTCAGCTACATGAATATTAAATGATTGACTTTGATCAATAAATGCTCCTCTATCTGCAGCCAtttgtatagttgttttaaCTGATATCTCCCAAACTGTCTTATACAAATCTCTAATTTCTTTTGGAATTCTTTCAATATTCTGTATTGATCCATTATTGTGAATTATCAAGTTCTTCATTTCCTCATCCCATAAATCAGCTTGAGTTAGATCTGTTAAGAGATGATGATTAACAACTTGAAATTCACCAGATAGAACTCTTCTTTGGTATATGTTTGATGTAAATGGTTCAAAAGATTCATTGTTTCCGAGTATCTGTGCAGTAGAGGCAGTTGGCATTGGAGCCAATAGAAGAGAATTACGAAGACCATTCTTGGCGATCTTTTCTTTAAGTGCTGCCCAATCCCACAAATCTGTGGGAGTCTTGTTCCACATGTCATATTGTAAAATGCCTTGACTAGCTGGGCTACCTTCATAAGTACTATAAACACCGTCCTTCTCAGCTAATTCACAACTAGCTTCCAATGCACcataataaattgtttcaaatatttgttgatttaGTAAAATTGCTTTTTCACTCTCATAAGGTACTCTCATCAATACAAATGCATCAGCTAACCCCTGAATACCAATTCCAATAGGTCTGTGTCTCATGTTCGAATTTTTTGCTTCTGGCACTGGATAATAGTTAACATCAATAATCTTATTCAAATTCTGGGTTATAATTTTTGTCACTTCCTTTAATTTTTGaaagttaaaagttttattttcaacaaaCATATTTACTGCTATAGAAGCTAAATTGCATACAGCTACTTCATCTGAAGATGTGTATTCTACAATCTCTGTACAGAGGTTGCTGCATTTAATTGTGCCAAGGTTCTTTTGGTTACTTTTTCTGTTGCATGAATCTTTATAAAGCATAAATGGTGTTCCTGTTTCAACTTGTGCTTCTATAATTGCTTTCCACAAAATCTGTGCCTTTACTTGTTTAACAAACCGATTTTCCTGttcatatttttcatacaaagcTTCAAATTCATCACCATAACAATCAGCTAATCCAGGACAGTTATTAGGACACATAAGGCtccaattttcatttttttctacCCTTCTCATAAACAAATCTGGTATCCATAAAGCATAAAATAATTCTCTTGCTCGAACTTCTTCCTTGCcagtatttttctttaaatccaAAAACTCAAATATGTCAGCATGCCAAGGTTCCAAATATACTGCAAATGCTCCCGGTCGTTTATTGCCACCTTGGTCCACATACCTAGCTGTGTTGTTATACACTCTTAACATTGGGACAAGACCATTTGAGATTCCATTTGTGCCAGCTATATAGGTTCCCTTAGCTCTTATGCAATGCACATGAAGGCCAATTCCCCCAGCTGATTTTGAGATTAAAGCACATTGTTTAAGAGTATCATATATGCCTTCTATACTGTCATCTTTCATAGCTATAAGAAAGCAAGAGGACAACTGAGGTCTTGGAGTTGCAGCCGAAAATAATGTTGGACTTgcatgtgtaaaatatttttctgacaGCAAATTATAAGTATTGATTGCAGCATCAATATCTTCTCCATGTATTCCAATAGAAACTCGCATAAGCATATGTTGTGGCCTTTCTGCAACCTATAAAAAATGCTATTAtgagtaattataaattgaaacaaagtAAAAAAGACAAAAGCAATGAATTATACTTACCTTGTTGtcaatttttaacaaatatgatCTCTCCAAAGTCTTAAATccgaaataattgtatttaaaatctcGATCATATACAATAGCAGAATCTAGTCTATCCttatttttcattgtaataTCATAATGAAACTCTGATATCATTGCTTCTCTTTTTTTGGTATGtggattaataatattatataaatcagtcATGACCTCTggaatgacaaaaaaaatttaatgtagaactttgtttttcatattacttttataatttgtcatttaaaagttgtatttagatatataaagtTCCAAATCTGTTATACACAAAATAGCTTAACTAACTAAAAGTTTTCTCTTTAACCACACACATAGGGAGAACTACTGGtactatcaaataaaataatttatttaatataaccactattgaaattatatgtacttttattttacagaaCCTAAGTAATTAGATACTCATAATTACATATACAGGTTGTGGACCGTGAAATTCTTTAACACTTGCttagaattatttatctttattctatataacttaataaagataaataattctatttttaggTTTGTTGTACAAAGTCAGTATTTAGTGAaatgattgattttaataaacaaatagatGTTTTACCTGAAAAATGCTTTTTAGTTTCTTTGTGTAAATTTGAAATAGCTAAGCGGGCAGCAAGAATTGCATAATCTGGATGGTCAGTTGTCATTGTAGCTGCTGTTTCAGCAGCCAGATTATCAAGTTCGACTGTTGTTACTCCAGAATAAATGCCACTTATGACTTTCAATGTTATGCTGAcctataaacacaaaatacagttttttcaaaaaagttattgagtcttatataaaaatcagcAAAATTAGTAAGgacaatttgtataatttaaaattttgggTGAAAGCTCTCTTGAGCAACAACAAAGTTTCCCTAGATTGTACTACATAATATCATACACTGACAGAATAATACTCTTCAAACTATTCAAAAAGTTCAGTTAATAATAACTGCTTAGTTACcaattatttaattgtgaaataattcTAAATGTATAATACTTACGGGATCAACAAAGTCCATATTTAAgccataacataatttttttattcttgatgtaattttatcaatatgaaCTTCCTCCATTCTACCACCTGTTAAAATACAAGTCATTAGTAATACGCATTTTTAGATGGTATGTCGAATTTTAGACTTATGAAACATAATTTACTTACCTCTTTTAAGTACATACAGCTTGTTACTTTTACCGACCATTTTAGAAATTTGATAAGCTTGTTAATAAAAGAAAGataatcgtaataaaattattaaaaaaaacgttatatattttttaacaatgataTGAAC from the Nymphalis io chromosome 10, ilAglIoxx1.1, whole genome shotgun sequence genome contains:
- the LOC126771110 gene encoding ribonucleoside-diphosphate reductase large subunit encodes the protein MVGKSNKLYVLKRGGRMEEVHIDKITSRIKKLCYGLNMDFVDPVSITLKVISGIYSGVTTVELDNLAAETAATMTTDHPDYAILAARLAISNLHKETKKHFSEVMTDLYNIINPHTKKREAMISEFHYDITMKNKDRLDSAIVYDRDFKYNYFGFKTLERSYLLKIDNKVAERPQHMLMRVSIGIHGEDIDAAINTYNLLSEKYFTHASPTLFSAATPRPQLSSCFLIAMKDDSIEGIYDTLKQCALISKSAGGIGLHVHCIRAKGTYIAGTNGISNGLVPMLRVYNNTARYVDQGGNKRPGAFAVYLEPWHADIFEFLDLKKNTGKEEVRARELFYALWIPDLFMRRVEKNENWSLMCPNNCPGLADCYGDEFEALYEKYEQENRFVKQVKAQILWKAIIEAQVETGTPFMLYKDSCNRKSNQKNLGTIKCSNLCTEIVEYTSSDEVAVCNLASIAVNMFVENKTFNFQKLKEVTKIITQNLNKIIDVNYYPVPEAKNSNMRHRPIGIGIQGLADAFVLMRVPYESEKAILLNQQIFETIYYGALEASCELAEKDGVYSTYEGSPASQGILQYDMWNKTPTDLWDWAALKEKIAKNGLRNSLLLAPMPTASTAQILGNNESFEPFTSNIYQRRVLSGEFQVVNHHLLTDLTQADLWDEEMKNLIIHNNGSIQNIERIPKEIRDLYKTVWEISVKTTIQMAADRGAFIDQSQSFNIHVAEPNYGKLTSIHFHAWKMGLKTGMYYLRTKPAANAIQFTVDKSKVQVTNGKLEKDEASMSMIACSLANKDECLSCGS